CATCGACTTCTGTTCGAGTTCCTCGCGATAACCGCGATTTGTGTATCGATGAACTCTCGTGTCCCTGACCGAGTCTGGATCGCCGATTTTTGTCTTTAATCGGCGTGCCACTTGCGAGATCTTCGTTCAAAGTTTCctgttcaatttatataaatttatatatatttctttttgaacaataatttttaaatctctttgagaaaatatatccttttcagaatcgaggaaatatttgtattcgaCGACGAAGaagtataaagaaaattaaaacaaaattttcttgcCACGaagtttattagatatttttctttttgtaattattaaaattaacgcaTACACGGTTTTGAAACAACATGAcgtaaatctaattatttccATAATGATAGTTTAATAGCATAACGTATTTGGGAATATGTGTTCTAGATaattggcgatgaaaaatcgtGCCCGTTTAAGTGGATCCTGAATCATCGATCGCTATCTTTTAGAAACGTGATAATGGATCGTATATTTTGATCGAGGAGGGCTTGGCGAGGATTGTGGAATCCGAGCGAGGAATGTCGTTGCACCGGATTATGCATGTTGGCCGCGGTACGAGCGATTAGTAAGGACAAGGTTCAAGCGGTAATTAGAGACACTTTTTTGCGAATTCGAGTCGCGAATATGTATGGATGGTAATGCATGCTGGAGATGGTAGATATTTCTCCAGTTTTTTctccagttttttttttttctcaatagcGCAAGGTAGAGTTATACGCTATCTCTCTGACAAGTATGTATCCAGTTGTATAATGGATTAACCGGGGGGCTGATACTGGCttcttaaattattcgtaaagAGAGGGGATTACTGGGATACTGTGGTAATATAGTGGAATTAAGCGTGAATTAAATGACGATGGATAAATGTTTCTAACCAATTTATACAGTTTAGAAAGTgacaaatattatagatagaaaatttgttttgttcgattattattaatctttcttatcgctaaattattctattctataaactttaaattagCCTAagttcttcttattttttcttcttgcttTTTTTAGAGCTTACGGGACTCTTTTTAACGGACTTGACGCTCGGCGCCAAGGATTTCATGGCAATGTAATTCTTTCGAATCTCGTATAAATTCTCCATCAAAGCTTTCCTTTCGCGGAACGCTTCGGTGTATTTGATCCGATAAAGTATATCGTGCTCCAATTTCTGCAATTTGTTTAGATTCTCCAATTCTTCGAGAAAATGCACGTAATCCTGTTGGGCGCACGTAACGTCCAATTTGCGCAGCACACTCtgcatttcttctttcgattcggTCTTCAATATCTCCTCGTCGTCTTTGACCTCGTATACGGAGAGATCCAAGGGTGGAAGTCTACGAAGCGAAGGAGGCGGGCTCAGAGTCCTCTCCTCCATGCAAGGTATATCTTGCGGCGCGTCCGTCCCGTTGTCTTTCTTCATCGACGATTTTTCAAACTGGTTCGAAGCTTTCTTTTCGAGGCATTCTATCGACTGCTTGACCGCGTGTTTCTTTATGAAAGCTTTACGGATTTCTTTCCCACGTTCCAAACTGTCGGGATTTTCTTTTGCCCACATTTCCTTCATCTCGGCTATTTCCAACTCCTTCGTCCTGTCCTCGAATATCTGTCAAACGTAAGATCACTCGTattcattgatttaatttatatctttgcaattttatttatgtaaagagaaaaaacaaaaatatacctCCACTTTACTTCCAGAATCCGTGATCACTTGAAGAATCCAGTAAGGAGATTCGAGAGTTTGAACGTTTTCGGCGGATggcttgatatttttctttgatctcgacgattcgttcttttttattatattgttagatGGTAACTTCGTTCTAACCAGTGATCCGCTCGGTTTCACTTTAAATTCTGACACGATGCTCCATTCCGCCCTCGTAAGTGGCCACGTTTTGCCGAGGACCGATCCTTCCAAGTAATAAATCGTGTAGGGTACCGCGCTGTACTTATCGTCCTTTTTGATATCGGTTTCCTCCTTGTAGTCGCGCATCTTCCTTTCGTGggatttttcaagttttttcttAAACTTCAAGTAGACGACCGGCAAGATGACCACCGCGAAACCTCTGTTTCTCGCTATCAAATTTCCATGCTCGTCCTTTACCTTCAGTCTTATTTTCGCACTGCTGTACGATACTTGTAATCTGAACGAAACTATACTGGATTGCATCACCCGAATGATCCATTTTGAAATGTAATTCCTCGAGTTGGGGATGTAAGTGTTGCACAACTCTTCTATGACCAAGGCGGGTGGTGTGATCGTGGTGAAGATCACTTCATTGATCAAGAATTGAAACTCGGACTGGCCTTTCATCGTGATTATATTCAACGTCCATGGCAACTCTTTCATCTGATTGATATCGATGTCGGTCCATCCGTAACAGAAAAGGGTGTAGCCCAGTTTCGTGTGCTCGTAACGAGTTGGCACCACGTTGTTCACTATTCTTAATATCTCCTTGTCTATCTCGTTGTCGAACACTCGCACGTCGTATCTCAGCAGATTGATGAACAGATTTATATTTGCGAAAACCACCTCGCCGACCGGgggatttattataattcttataatggGAAACCATTGATTCGGCTTCAAGTTGGTCAACGTACCTTTGAACTCTACCGATTGCAATATGTACTCGAAATCTTTCGAGCAATAGAAAACGTCGTAGAATGTGTCGTGATACTTGACGATATTTCTCAGTATACTATTGGCCAACGATTCTTGCTTGTTGTAATTAAACAATTCCGTGATCTTGagtaaattttgcaaaatctcATTGTGCTTTTCGTGTTGGGGTTTATGCATCTTTAAATACTTCTGCAGAGTGATCATCTTGAAAAACGATTGAATCACGCTGGCAGCTTCGTCCTTCGGAGAGAAAACGTATCTGGTGTCCGAAATGGGTAGATCTTCTCCGTGTATGCTCTTGTATCTCAAAGTTCTCAAAACTATCGAGATCTCGTCGTAGCATTGCAAACCGATCTTGTGGTTCAGGAAAAATATCCTCAACGCTCTCAACACGTTCGGTAACTCGTTCTCGGGAATAATCTTCGTAACGGAGTTCGCCATTTCTTTGATAAAGTATTCGTGCGCCTTTTGACAGagcattttcttctttttcttttcctcgacgGAGAACGGTATGTAACTGGCGTAATAAAGCTTCAACGCCTTCGGATATCTTTCGGTGCCAAACGCTTGAAACGCGTTACTCACACAGTTGCTGATGTGCTTCGCAGTCTTCTCCACCATTTCGGACTCCGTGCACATCAATTGATACATCTTCCTTCTGTCGCCCACGTGGAAGATCGTATCCGAGGAGATGCTCACGTAACAATTCGAGTCTGAGTGACAATAGACTTGCAAGATGTGCCTACCGGGTTTTATCTCGAGTATAGTCGCTTTCGTCCCAGCGGTTAGAATGAAGATCAAGTAGTCGGGTTTCTCCAATTTTCGAAACCAATGATTCTTCTCCACGGCCAGATAACCCTTGTGCGCTCTCAGCAGAGTTTTAGGATTTGTCCCTTCGTCTATCTCCTcgccctccttctcctccttctgcTTCTCCTTCTCGTTCTTCACGATTTCCGCGGTGACTTGAAACGTGGAGAAGTTGatcaagaagaatttttcttccaccGAATCGGTGAAAATGTACAACGGATCGTTCCTggatttcaacattttttggGGCCACAGATACGTGTCGATGAATTCGGGATCTTTGTATTGCCTTGACGGAGAACTCTTTTTACTCTCCTTCTTGCTATCCTTCTTACTGTCCTTCTTCGTCTCCGATTTCTCGTCGCTCGGCTTCGTTGCGAAACGATCCGACAATCTCATGgtgtattgaaaataatctaatttgtaGAAGAAATCAACTTCTTTTATGTACGGTTCTATTTTGTTGAAGTCGGCCCAGAAACAGAtatcgtccaacgtcgtctcGTCTTTCTGCATATTCTTCGACTTTTCGTTGATTTTATTCTCCTCCGCCGTTCTGTTGGACGTTGTCTTGTTGTTCTGATTATTTTCCTTGTTCACCgatttatcgtatttattgTACACGCTCTCCTCGCATTTCTTCAAAGGGCTGACTATTTTCAACGATCGGATCGGTACGAAATATTCGACCGGATCGATTATTTCCTCGCTGATCGCCCACTTCAACCATCGGTAAAACTTCCATTTCGCCAGAGGAGGCCTTACCTGTGCgtgttttcaattaattaccatttatatttttgcttaAGATTGGATTGTTCAACATACGTCTTTGGGATCTAGGGGAATGTCACGCGACTGATCTACGTAAATGAAGTGGCTCAAACACGGTGAAAATTCCGGgataatttcgttttttatatCGCTTAAATTGATAAACAGGGAAACTGGTTGCGGTTTAATCAACGCTTTAATCTTCGAATCATCgtttttcgatttcttcgtttcgtcCGTCCTCCCCGTACGATCGGTATCCTTCGACTTCTTCGTTCTCATCGTTTCCTTAGATTTTTTCACTTCTTTGACCCTCTTGGTTTTCACCTCTGTTTTTGAACACTGTAAACACTGTAAACAGATCATAGGGACGATAGACtactcgagaaaaaaaaaacacctgACCAACCCTGATTTTCTTGCTTTTCGTCCTCTTTCTCCCATTCGAAATGATCCGCGTATTTTCTCAAGAAATCCCACTTGTCTTGCGGCGATTGGTAATGTATCTTGATCTTCAAACAAACccatcctaaaaaaaaaaaaaaaaaacaaatggaattaaattacatcttagattatatcttaatttgagattcgtattataataatgcgcTTCGTTCTTTACCGGTTAAACATGCGACAGGATGAAAATCTATGATTTCATAGTTATTCCAAGTGAGGGagcaaagttttaataaagcCTTCGAAAGAATCATGGGccataattcgaaattattattagcacGGGGCAAAAGtggcaatttttctttattcactGGTATCATATCGTCCACCACTATCCGCCGCCAAGTTCCCAGAAAATACAATCTCACGATGTATTTCCCttggatgaaataaaaatctttcaacaatttttttttaaacttccttttttttataaatcatcctcgaattatgaatatatgtatacacaaaCAGagacgataatttataatagttataaacataataaaaatagagaaagagagagagagattttttttttttattcgaacaaataaaataaaaaataaagcttCTCGAAATAACACggataatttaatctaatgagaaaaggaaaggaatagaaaaagaagagatgatTAATAAAACGTACCATTTGGATTTATGACAGGGCGATGTTGCACCCCCTTCCCAGCTTTGTTCATCGAATACACATTCATCCAACCCTGCCAAGGTTGGTTCCGTCCAATCCAAAAGAAATTGTTGCTCTCGCCATTTATTTCCAATCCATTCCTGCCGCAGTACTGGAGATTTATTATCGCGGAAATAAACCATCGTACGAACTGAAAGTCGTTCCTTAATTCAATTaccgaatttctttttatagatgGATCAAtttgtttctcaatttttcaacgatcgtGGATCGTACTTTGACTTGTTCTCAATGTATACcccatttttttgataattttagaaagaattacAATTTCAGATCATTTAAATTACCTGGCTGTGCAATAGGTGTCTGTTGTTAATGATGAAGTCCGAGTACTTTAAATTGTTGACAATTACTGTCAACGGTTCCTAAATTCAAGTTACACCTTCACGTTGtagaattgtatttataatataaatttataatggaaattaattttttaacgtacAGTCAAATTGGGTAGATCCTTCGCTCTGATCCATTCATGAGGTTCATTCAAAGATGAAGGTAATTGCACGATTTGTGTGTCGAGAAACAAACCATCCGGTCCGTCTAGAATAAATTACACGAAGGATGGAGTTGTACGAAGGAAAAAGTtctctatttattaatcactTTTCGGAAACGCCCAATTTTCCTTATTTAACGCTGCGTCGTTCCATTCTAACCATAGCGTGGAATCATCCGTGGACGAGACGTCGAATACGTTTTCCGAAACTTTTCTGGACATCTCGgacatatttgaaaatgttttcctTTCAGTAAAAGACGATCGTTCTTACAtcgagataaagataaaaatgttcaaatgggaaattaattaaatattagaatttatggaaaaagtatatatatatatatatatttattgaatctcTGTATTATACATAGCTATACGAAGACGAGTTGCGAATCTACGGTAAACAgacttcataaaaaatattacagttTAAAGAAACTATATTATCTCATTAGTACCTAGTTCGCTACGACGCTATCGCGAACCTTATGAAactaaagtatatattaaagatatagaaTGTGGTACAAATTTAacgtttacaaaaaaatagtattatctttagttatataaaactgaataatgaatcaatatttatttcgctcCTTTCAATGATTAACTAGATGAGCTTGTACATTTAAGCCATTAGAACgaagtattatttatcttttttcttttttttttttttttttaacaaacttCTCATTCTTCAGATTTACATAGTTACACAATTTTCTTAACAAcaggaaaaataatactacGATTCGTACATTACATACacgaattacaattaattcctcgtttttcttttttccaagatatatcaataatatcttCCTACCAACAATACTCAAATATGGCTTTATCGTTTAACAGGCTcggtttaattttatagtcaATATTACAATTAGTTTTAGATTTTAGTACATAAGTATAATATGTAGGCGTGAAACATTTTAACCTCGAAATGCACGTACACGTATGTATGCATTTTAGGTCGATAGAATTGCATAAATTTACTAAGgcattgtttcattttttcttgttttttttttttttcatttaaaaattcattaccaAAGCGTCTTCTTCTCATCGCATCCAGGGATAAACaagattttataagatttgcgttaatttaaattatttatctgtaAGATATCTTAacgattataaatacaatggaTTATGTAATGGAATGTTGGAATACGTTCCACTTTTGAACATTGTTATCCAACTACTTATCTTTTCAAGATTTGTAGAACACACGGAGATCATACGATACAGCGTattgtatcaaattattaagttttgagaattcttataaatcgaattctcttatgtatgtgtatatatatatatataattaagatcctttgaaaattttagccctttggaataatatcaatatagaatttttagttAGGTACTATTGAAATTAAGGATGATCATGATTGATCCAGTCTATATCCACAGATACGTTAATTTACACTCCGTCTATTTGGAATGTGTAAAATATACATGAATGACGGAAACTGATATCGTAATTATATCGTAAGATAAATGGGTAacgttgatttaaaattattatacgcgTTTCACAATTCACGTATATGTATCAACATATAATAGAGAGAATATAAATGCAGAAAAATAGACGAACAACAAGGActaacaatttcttctttcgttttttacaTTCTATATTTAGATCTCAACAAATCAATTGTGTTTGGCACCAACCTCATTACTTACCACCTTTTTACAATTCACGGAAATAATCagcaaataaatagattatacattatcgaacatataaaaaaaaaaatatatatatatataatgccaGGATTGATAAATCTTCCGTgcttataatgtt
The window above is part of the Apis mellifera strain DH4 linkage group LG11, Amel_HAv3.1, whole genome shotgun sequence genome. Proteins encoded here:
- the LOC102653840 gene encoding uncharacterized protein LOC102653840, with amino-acid sequence MQKDETTLDDICFWADFNKIEPYIKEVDFFYKLDYFQYTMRLSDRFATKPSDEKSETKKDSKKDSKKESKKSSPSRQYKDPEFIDTYLWPQKMLKSRNDPLYIFTDSVEEKFFLINFSTFQVTAEIVKNEKEKQKEEKEGEEIDEGTNPKTLLRAHKGYLAVEKNHWFRKLEKPDYLIFILTAGTKATILEIKPGRHILQVYCHSDSNCYVSISSDTIFHVGDRRKMYQLMCTESEMVEKTAKHISNCVSNAFQAFGTERYPKALKLYYASYIPFSVEEKKKKKMLCQKAHEYFIKEMANSVTKIIPENELPNVLRALRIFFLNHKIGLQCYDEISIVLRTLRYKSIHGEDLPISDTRYVFSPKDEAASVIQSFFKMITLQKYLKMHKPQHEKHNEILQNLLKITELFNYNKQESLANSILRNIVKYHDTFYDVFYCSKDFEYILQSVEFKGTLTNLKPNQWFPIIRIIINPPVGEVVFANINLFINLLRYDVRVFDNEIDKEILRIVNNVVPTRYEHTKLGYTLFCYGWTDIDINQMKELPWTLNIITMKGQSEFQFLINEVIFTTITPPALVIEELCNTYIPNSRNYISKWIIRVMQSSIVSFRLQVSYSSAKIRLKVKDEHGNLIARNRGFAVVILPVVYLKFKKKLEKSHERKMRDYKEETDIKKDDKYSAVPYTIYYLEGSVLGKTWPLTRAEWSIVSEFKVKPSGSLVRTKLPSNNIIKKNESSRSKKNIKPSAENVQTLESPYWILQVITDSGSKVEIFEDRTKELEIAEMKEMWAKENPDSLERGKEIRKAFIKKHAVKQSIECLEKKASNQFEKSSMKKDNGTDAPQDIPCMEERTLSPPPSLRRLPPLDLSVYEVKDDEEILKTESKEEMQSVLRKLDVTCAQQDYVHFLEELENLNKLQKLEHDILYRIKYTEAFRERKALMENLYEIRKNYIAMKSLAPSVKSVKKSPVSSKKSKKKK